GAAAACGGGAATCCATTTTTTGTAGAGACGCATTGCAATGCGTCTCTACATCTTGTTTCCCGATTAAACCTGTCCCCGAATGCACTAAATCTCGCTCTGCCATACGGCCTTTCCAACAAAAAATGGCCCCAGGCTTTCTAAATACTTAGCAGTCTGCTTGGTTTTTCGCATAGCCTGAACCACGCTCGACAACGGATAAAGCTCTTTTCCCAGTAAGCCAATCACGAAGTCATTATCGTTTTTGTCGAGGCCATAACAGGCCAGGCGTATGTCCCGGGCATAGCCGGCCCGGCCGTATTTAAACCCGACCTTCCCGTGCTCGCCCAATACCGCCCGCTGTTCATCTTCGGGTAAGGTTTCAAACGACTTGACCCGCTGAAGCGGGTACCATATCGCCCAGGGCCAATCTTTGTCCAGTATCCTTCTTCTAGGCTCGTTTATGAGGGCCTCTTCGAGGTCCGGTTCATACCCGAAGGAATAGGTTCTACCGAGCATCGTGTATTCCGGTTTGGGTGTTAGTTCGATGAAAGGATCTCGATTCAAGGTACTTCTCAATTCACCGACAAAGAAATCGGGATTTTCATCCATGGTGACCAAACCCACCCCGTATGGGTCATTGAGGTCTAAGTATAATGCTCCATCGATACCAGCCTTTTCCAAACTTTCGATTAAAGGTTCGATATCCCGACAGTTGCCGAAAGCTAAGAATTGAACAAATAATCTCCGGTCTAACGAGGTAGGAGTCCCGTCTTTCTTCCTCCCTTTTTCACTTATGTCGAGTTGTATGTCGTCTTTATTTGTGGCCATATT
This region of Thermodesulfobacteriota bacterium genomic DNA includes:
- a CDS encoding chlorite dismutase family protein, with protein sequence MATNKDDIQLDISEKGRKKDGTPTSLDRRLFVQFLAFGNCRDIEPLIESLEKAGIDGALYLDLNDPYGVGLVTMDENPDFFVGELRSTLNRDPFIELTPKPEYTMLGRTYSFGYEPDLEEALINEPRRRILDKDWPWAIWYPLQRVKSFETLPEDEQRAVLGEHGKVGFKYGRAGYARDIRLACYGLDKNDNDFVIGLLGKELYPLSSVVQAMRKTKQTAKYLESLGPFFVGKAVWQSEI